The Paenibacillus sp. YPG26 genome includes a window with the following:
- the yycI gene encoding two-component system regulatory protein YycI has translation MHWGRAKNVLIYAFLLLNLVLGYQLWMDKQDQASANLDLTSLAESTQRSMEEKQIQVRAQIPAETPALPKINYRLLKPGSKEPVQLAEPVDSRLIFNSKDLVSALEAQIPSIANYRYDQESSGDSVFVLHPLALEEWPLFNINLELNYSNQKVLSYRLEAIEVVEMDEEKMQQVLPASKALGFLIDKFLPPKAIVTDIELGYYGQVFNSDAQVAAPAWRFTLGSGEKYYVLGSGDVISPDAENIKE, from the coding sequence ATGCATTGGGGCAGAGCCAAAAATGTGCTGATCTACGCGTTCCTGCTGCTGAATCTGGTTCTCGGTTATCAGCTGTGGATGGACAAGCAGGATCAGGCGAGTGCCAATCTGGATCTCACTTCCCTGGCCGAGAGTACGCAGAGGAGTATGGAAGAGAAGCAGATCCAGGTGCGGGCCCAAATTCCGGCAGAGACGCCCGCGCTGCCGAAGATTAACTATAGGCTGCTTAAGCCGGGCAGCAAGGAGCCGGTACAGCTCGCAGAACCTGTGGACAGCCGGCTGATCTTTAATTCCAAGGATCTTGTAAGTGCGCTTGAGGCCCAGATTCCTTCCATCGCCAATTATCGTTATGATCAGGAGAGCAGCGGAGACAGTGTATTTGTTCTTCATCCGCTTGCCCTGGAGGAGTGGCCGCTGTTCAATATCAATCTGGAGCTGAATTACAGCAATCAGAAGGTGCTGTCTTACCGGCTGGAAGCCATTGAAGTGGTAGAGATGGATGAAGAGAAGATGCAGCAGGTGCTGCCTGCTTCCAAGGCGCTGGGCTTCCTTATCGACAAGTTCCTGCCGCCCAAAGCGATTGTTACTGATATCGAGCTTGGTTATTATGGGCAGGTATTCAATTCAGATGCCCAGGTTGCCGCGCCCGCCTGGCGGTTCACGCTCGGCAGCGGCGAGAAGTATTACGTGCTGGGCAGCGGAGACGTGATTAGCCCGGATGCAGAGAACATAAAGGAGTAA
- a CDS encoding diguanylate cyclase, with protein MILRLGMIMLISTLLATGCSLRIGESVTPVQSRPAVLDVRAGDTNNQLTELRGLYELYWNQLLEPADFRTEAPRLTGHMMMPSIWSDFILDGKQLPGMGYATYRLTLKVDEPEETKGLLIPIMYSNYKVWVDGRLAAVSGRVGADSKTSVPQKTTREFYFQPNSDQVEVIIQISNYDNFTGGMWEPIRYGPAAEIGASHDRKTVFTSILLGIVAMAGVYHIGLALFRRKDASLLYFGAFCLIVAVRSLTVDEVFLTKIFPEFPWRLTLRIEYICLYAGVPVLAMFFRKLFPYEFSKIFVKFLTVVAALYTVVTLLTPASFYYHFLLYYQILAMSATIYALFVLIWAVLRNREGAHFALVGYIIFAIVIVFDIFSNILNTSEASSNTIGVAVFTFCFSLVLSKKLSLAFNKTEQLAEELVLVNDSLDIKVRERTLELAESNRKLEELNLQLREWSVIDGLTGVYNRRYFDEHLSRQFEKCKAEGLPLAILLIDVDYFKKYNDTYGHLQGDECLREVAQTLRASLEHKESSAILSRYGGEEFAVILPGYELSLVMETAEELCEDVRERRLPHRESEVTDYVTISTGAACAVPAAGMDIRTLVEAADKQLYKAKSSGRNQAAGTCVLSGE; from the coding sequence ATGATATTAAGACTAGGTATGATTATGCTAATCAGCACGCTGTTGGCAACCGGCTGTAGTCTGCGGATTGGTGAATCAGTAACTCCCGTTCAGAGCAGACCCGCGGTGCTTGATGTCCGTGCAGGAGATACAAATAACCAGCTCACCGAGCTTCGGGGGCTGTATGAATTATATTGGAATCAGCTGCTTGAGCCAGCTGACTTCAGAACAGAGGCACCCCGGTTGACAGGGCATATGATGATGCCGAGCATCTGGAGCGACTTCATCTTGGATGGTAAGCAGCTTCCCGGAATGGGCTATGCCACCTATCGGCTGACTCTGAAGGTGGACGAGCCCGAAGAGACGAAGGGCCTTCTGATTCCGATTATGTATTCGAACTATAAAGTATGGGTGGATGGCCGCTTGGCCGCGGTTAGCGGCAGAGTAGGAGCAGATTCGAAGACTAGTGTGCCGCAAAAGACAACCCGTGAGTTTTATTTTCAGCCTAATTCCGACCAGGTGGAGGTCATTATTCAGATTTCCAATTATGACAATTTCACCGGAGGCATGTGGGAACCGATTCGTTACGGGCCGGCTGCCGAGATTGGAGCAAGTCATGACAGAAAGACAGTCTTCACCTCCATCCTTCTAGGGATTGTCGCAATGGCTGGGGTTTATCATATCGGGCTTGCATTATTTCGCAGAAAGGATGCCTCTCTGCTGTATTTTGGTGCGTTCTGCTTAATTGTAGCAGTGCGAAGTCTAACTGTAGACGAGGTATTCTTGACGAAGATATTTCCGGAGTTCCCTTGGCGGCTGACCTTGAGGATCGAATATATCTGTCTGTATGCCGGAGTTCCGGTGCTTGCGATGTTCTTCAGAAAGCTGTTCCCGTATGAATTCTCCAAAATATTCGTGAAATTTCTTACGGTTGTGGCAGCCTTATACACGGTGGTTACCCTATTAACTCCTGCAAGCTTCTATTATCATTTCTTGCTGTACTATCAGATTCTGGCGATGTCCGCAACAATCTACGCCTTGTTCGTCTTAATATGGGCGGTTCTGCGTAACCGGGAAGGCGCTCACTTTGCCTTGGTAGGTTATATTATATTCGCTATAGTTATAGTGTTTGATATATTCAGCAATATTCTCAACACTTCGGAAGCCAGTTCCAATACAATCGGGGTTGCCGTATTCACTTTCTGCTTCTCCCTCGTTCTATCCAAGAAGCTGTCGCTGGCGTTCAACAAGACGGAGCAGCTTGCGGAGGAATTGGTTCTAGTAAATGACAGCCTGGATATCAAGGTGCGGGAACGGACACTGGAGCTTGCCGAGAGCAACAGGAAGCTGGAAGAGCTCAATCTTCAGCTGAGAGAATGGTCTGTTATTGACGGTCTGACTGGCGTATATAACCGGAGGTACTTCGACGAGCACCTCTCCAGGCAGTTCGAGAAATGCAAGGCAGAAGGGCTGCCACTCGCAATCTTGCTCATTGATGTGGACTACTTCAAGAAATACAATGATACCTATGGGCATCTGCAAGGTGATGAATGCCTGAGGGAAGTGGCCCAGACGCTAAGAGCTTCGCTCGAACACAAGGAGAGTTCAGCGATACTCAGCCGTTATGGGGGTGAGGAATTCGCTGTTATTTTGCCGGGATATGAGCTATCTCTGGTGATGGAGACAGCAGAAGAGTTGTGCGAGGATGTAAGAGAACGCCGGCTTCCTCATCGGGAGTCCGAAGTGACGGACTATGTAACCATCAGTACGGGAGCGGCCTGCGCGGTTCCTGCGGCGGGAATGGACATCCGCACCCTGGTGGAAGCGGCGGACAAGCAGCTCTACAAGGCCAAGAGCAGCGGCCGCAACCAGGCAGCGGGGACATGCGTGCTCTCGGGGGAGTAA
- the rlmH gene encoding 23S rRNA (pseudouridine(1915)-N(3))-methyltransferase RlmH, translated as MNIQIVCVGKLKEKYLVQGIAEYSKRLAPYLKLSVHEVPDEKAPENMSEAEMRQVQEREGAGILAHIKPDTHVVALAIGGQLWSSEDLAAHLDKLGTYGTSNVAFVIGGSNGLSDEVLKRAQTKLSFGRMTLPHQLMRLVLVEQIYRAVKINRGEPYHK; from the coding sequence ATGAATATACAGATCGTGTGTGTAGGGAAATTGAAGGAGAAATACCTGGTGCAGGGCATTGCGGAGTACAGTAAGCGTCTTGCGCCTTATTTGAAGTTGTCCGTGCACGAAGTGCCGGATGAGAAAGCGCCGGAGAACATGAGCGAAGCGGAGATGCGCCAGGTGCAGGAACGCGAGGGCGCTGGCATTCTTGCACACATTAAGCCAGACACCCACGTGGTGGCTCTTGCGATTGGCGGGCAGCTGTGGTCCAGCGAGGACCTTGCTGCCCATCTGGACAAGCTCGGCACCTACGGGACGAGCAACGTCGCCTTCGTCATCGGCGGCTCGAACGGCCTGTCCGACGAGGTGCTGAAGCGCGCCCAGACGAAGCTGAGCTTCGGGCGCATGACCCTCCCGCATCAGCTGATGCGGCTGGTGCTGGTGGAGCAGATTTACCGGGCGGTGAAGATTAATCGGGGGGAACCATATCATAAGTAG
- the yycH gene encoding two-component system activity regulator YycH — protein sequence MKETVKSTVLMLLIVCSLVQSYFLIYRLPGNDPVVKSENDYVKTENMGTELKAEELVFPSEMILHMGEEKHTLFYPGSTFYKLIHTRLQGRLFDGFQRYDAAGTNWNTIRQQNEGIELRYGNGVPVALLQKVMQISNDPLLQEETINRILIYNVKNEDKVRAFFFSSQGGTVYEAKNADLTVQDVRQQVGFGKEWTPSYTLMDSGYYIPDSKLDAFQVTLDIGVFTTDQMQKSLFSDPSITRNIREKDGSEIYTDIKRSLQFKQNQNWINYTDPAASGGTDNSLGKNALSAVDFVNQHGGWDADSGAMYRMEVSGEAGYNGDSKRREDTAEFHQYYRSLPILDLEGFHYGVMRLNMHQGMVTSYERSLIYTKGTAADKIFKKQLPGGAELTGLIASAAQERTVSWLYPAYRPSLTSEGLGLTPVWMLVLANGESEILQ from the coding sequence GTGAAGGAGACCGTTAAATCTACCGTCTTGATGCTGCTTATCGTCTGCAGTCTTGTGCAGAGTTACTTCCTTATCTACCGGCTGCCCGGGAATGATCCGGTGGTGAAGTCAGAGAACGATTACGTGAAGACCGAGAATATGGGGACTGAGCTTAAGGCGGAAGAGCTGGTCTTCCCTTCCGAGATGATCCTTCATATGGGTGAAGAGAAGCATACCCTTTTCTATCCGGGCTCCACCTTCTATAAGCTGATCCATACCCGTCTGCAGGGCCGGTTATTCGATGGATTCCAGCGTTATGATGCCGCAGGCACCAATTGGAATACGATCCGCCAGCAGAATGAGGGGATTGAGCTTCGCTATGGAAACGGGGTGCCGGTGGCCCTGCTGCAGAAGGTCATGCAGATCTCGAATGACCCGCTGCTTCAAGAGGAGACGATCAACCGGATTCTCATCTATAATGTGAAGAATGAGGACAAGGTGCGGGCGTTCTTCTTCAGCTCGCAGGGAGGCACGGTCTACGAGGCGAAGAATGCGGACCTGACGGTGCAGGATGTGCGCCAGCAGGTCGGCTTCGGCAAGGAGTGGACACCCTCTTATACTTTGATGGACAGCGGTTATTATATTCCGGACAGTAAGCTGGACGCGTTCCAGGTTACTCTGGATATAGGGGTGTTCACGACAGACCAGATGCAGAAAAGCCTGTTCTCCGACCCTAGCATTACCCGGAATATCCGGGAGAAGGACGGGTCCGAGATCTACACGGACATTAAGCGCAGCCTCCAGTTCAAGCAGAATCAGAACTGGATTAATTATACCGATCCGGCCGCCTCAGGCGGTACGGATAACAGCCTGGGCAAGAACGCGTTGTCCGCTGTCGACTTCGTGAATCAGCATGGAGGATGGGATGCGGACAGCGGGGCGATGTACCGGATGGAAGTGTCGGGAGAGGCCGGATATAACGGTGACAGCAAGCGCAGGGAGGACACTGCCGAGTTCCACCAGTATTATCGCTCGCTGCCGATTCTGGACCTTGAGGGCTTCCATTATGGCGTGATGAGACTGAATATGCACCAAGGCATGGTGACCAGTTATGAACGGTCCCTGATCTATACCAAGGGAACAGCTGCCGATAAGATATTCAAGAAGCAGCTTCCAGGCGGCGCAGAGCTGACCGGGCTAATTGCTTCGGCTGCACAGGAGCGGACGGTCAGCTGGTTGTATCCGGCCTATCGGCCTTCACTTACCAGTGAGGGGCTTGGGCTTACGCCCGTCTGGATGCTGGTGCTTGCGAATGGAGAGAGCGAAATACTGCAGTAG
- a CDS encoding SDR family NAD(P)-dependent oxidoreductase yields MDKKVWFITGASRGLGRIWAEAALTRGDKVAATARKLEDVADLKERFGDLVLPMALDVTDAEQVRQVVQQAHTHFGKLDVVLNNAGYTLMGMIEEASEDDVRALFDANYFGYLRVIQAALPLLRKQGSGHLIGVSSALGIEARPLIGFYCSSKWAVEGLHESLAQEVKDFGIKVTLLEPSAYATEFGASGKRVPEMDVYADVRKQLFARLSNEKRGNPQATAEAVLKIVDAAQPPLRFALGSEVLPMARGIYTDRLATWEAWETVSNAAQGKPLQ; encoded by the coding sequence ATGGATAAAAAAGTCTGGTTCATCACGGGAGCCTCTCGCGGTCTAGGACGCATCTGGGCAGAAGCCGCGCTCACACGTGGCGACAAAGTTGCAGCTACCGCCCGCAAATTGGAGGACGTTGCCGATTTGAAGGAACGTTTCGGAGATCTCGTCCTTCCCATGGCGCTCGACGTGACCGATGCTGAGCAGGTTCGCCAGGTCGTTCAGCAGGCTCATACCCATTTCGGCAAGCTGGACGTCGTCCTCAACAATGCCGGTTATACTTTGATGGGAATGATCGAAGAGGCAAGCGAAGACGATGTCCGGGCGCTGTTCGACGCGAACTACTTCGGTTATCTTCGCGTCATCCAAGCCGCCTTGCCACTCCTGAGGAAGCAGGGCAGCGGGCATTTGATCGGCGTATCAAGCGCCCTTGGGATCGAGGCACGGCCGCTCATCGGCTTCTATTGCTCCTCCAAATGGGCGGTCGAAGGACTCCACGAAAGTCTGGCGCAAGAGGTTAAGGACTTTGGGATTAAAGTGACGCTGCTCGAACCCAGCGCCTATGCGACCGAGTTTGGCGCTTCAGGTAAGCGAGTACCGGAAATGGACGTCTATGCCGATGTACGGAAGCAGTTGTTCGCGCGTCTATCAAACGAAAAACGCGGCAACCCTCAAGCAACTGCAGAAGCCGTTCTCAAGATCGTGGACGCAGCGCAGCCCCCACTACGATTTGCGCTCGGCTCGGAAGTCTTGCCTATGGCACGCGGCATCTATACTGACCGTCTAGCTACCTGGGAAGCCTGGGAGACTGTCTCGAATGCAGCGCAAGGCAAGCCTCTGCAATAA
- a CDS encoding MBL fold metallo-hydrolase: MGIQFTVLSSGSTGNATVITDGQVTLMIDAGFSARRIDELLGMRDLTGDQLTGILITHEHSDHIKGLGAVARKYNLPVYANAKTWEAMSRSVGKLADDQRVIFGTGEARDFGSLRVESFAISHDAAEPVGYVFQDGRHKLSVVTDLGYASDKVKETIVDSDVLVLEANHDIEMLRMGRYPWNTKRRILGDMGHLSNEASGEALSELMNGRLKRTYLAHLSREHNMLDLAKLSVRGAMEDRGCFYKDSEFKLCGTYYDQPTPWDKVGEP, encoded by the coding sequence ATGGGAATACAATTTACAGTCTTGTCCAGCGGTTCGACCGGCAATGCCACCGTCATTACGGACGGTCAGGTTACGCTTATGATTGACGCGGGGTTCAGCGCCCGCCGGATCGATGAGCTGCTGGGCATGCGCGATTTGACAGGAGATCAGCTTACCGGAATCCTCATTACCCATGAGCATTCGGATCATATAAAGGGCCTGGGTGCCGTGGCCCGTAAATACAATCTTCCCGTCTATGCCAATGCGAAGACCTGGGAGGCGATGAGCCGGAGTGTCGGCAAGCTTGCGGACGACCAGCGTGTTATATTCGGGACGGGGGAGGCCCGTGATTTCGGATCCCTGCGGGTAGAGTCGTTCGCAATCTCTCACGATGCGGCGGAGCCGGTGGGCTATGTATTCCAGGACGGGAGGCACAAGCTGAGTGTTGTAACTGATCTTGGCTATGCCAGTGATAAAGTGAAAGAGACGATTGTGGATTCAGATGTGCTGGTGCTTGAGGCCAACCATGATATCGAGATGCTTAGAATGGGACGGTATCCCTGGAACACAAAGCGCAGAATTTTGGGCGATATGGGGCACCTGTCGAACGAGGCTTCGGGAGAGGCGCTCAGCGAGCTGATGAATGGCCGCCTGAAGCGGACATACCTGGCTCACCTGAGCCGCGAGCACAATATGCTCGACCTGGCCAAGCTGTCTGTGCGGGGCGCGATGGAAGACCGCGGGTGCTTCTATAAGGACAGCGAGTTCAAGCTCTGCGGGACCTATTATGACCAGCCTACACCGTGGGATAAGGTGGGGGAACCATAA
- the glpK gene encoding glycerol kinase GlpK, whose protein sequence is MEKYIMSLDQGTTSSRAILFNRQGGIVYTAQKEFPQYFPHPGWVEQNANEIWSSILAVIASCLAESGVKPGQIEGIGITNQRETTVVWDKETGVPIYHAVVWQSRQTAGICDELKAAGLNDLFREKTGLLIDAYFSGTKVKWILDHVEGSRERAERGELLFGTIDTWLIWKLTGGAVHVTDYSNASRTLMYNIHELKWDGELLEILDIPKAMLPEVRPSSEVYGHTANYHFFGEQVPIAGAAGDQQAALFGQACYEQGMVKSTYGTGCFMLMNTGTEPVVSKQGLITTIAWGINGKVEYALEGSIFVGGSAIQWLRDGLRMFRHAKDSEQYAARVESTDGVYLVPAFVGLGSPYWDSEVRGAMFGITRGTTKEHFVRATLESLAYQTKDILSVMEQDSGIPVKTLRVDGGAVTNNFLMEFQSDILGLPVERPVIHETTALGAAYLAGLATGYWKDQGEICEKWSVERVFEPKMDEERKNKLYEGWKKAVHAAMAFK, encoded by the coding sequence ATGGAGAAATATATCATGTCTTTAGATCAAGGTACGACCAGCTCCCGGGCTATTCTGTTCAATAGACAAGGCGGGATCGTCTATACGGCGCAAAAGGAATTCCCGCAGTATTTCCCTCACCCCGGCTGGGTAGAGCAGAACGCCAATGAGATCTGGAGCTCGATTCTGGCCGTCATTGCCTCCTGCCTTGCCGAGTCGGGGGTGAAGCCGGGCCAGATTGAGGGCATCGGAATCACGAACCAACGCGAGACTACGGTGGTATGGGACAAGGAGACCGGAGTGCCGATCTATCATGCCGTGGTGTGGCAGTCCAGGCAGACCGCGGGCATATGCGATGAATTGAAGGCGGCGGGTCTTAACGATCTGTTCCGGGAGAAGACAGGTCTTCTGATCGACGCTTACTTCTCGGGCACCAAGGTGAAGTGGATTCTAGATCACGTGGAGGGCTCCCGGGAGCGGGCGGAGCGCGGCGAGCTGCTCTTCGGCACGATCGACACCTGGCTGATCTGGAAGCTGACCGGCGGGGCCGTCCATGTAACTGACTACTCCAATGCATCCCGGACGCTGATGTACAACATCCATGAACTGAAATGGGACGGTGAGCTGCTCGAAATTCTGGATATCCCGAAGGCCATGCTGCCTGAAGTCCGTCCTTCTTCCGAGGTATATGGACATACCGCGAACTATCACTTTTTCGGTGAGCAGGTGCCTATCGCTGGGGCCGCGGGGGACCAGCAGGCGGCCTTGTTCGGTCAGGCGTGTTATGAACAGGGCATGGTCAAATCCACCTACGGAACCGGCTGCTTCATGCTGATGAACACAGGCACCGAGCCTGTCGTATCGAAGCAGGGGCTGATCACGACCATTGCGTGGGGTATCAATGGCAAGGTGGAGTATGCGCTGGAAGGCAGTATTTTTGTCGGAGGCTCCGCGATTCAGTGGCTGCGCGACGGGCTGCGCATGTTCCGGCATGCCAAGGACAGCGAGCAGTACGCGGCGCGGGTCGAGTCAACCGACGGGGTGTATCTGGTGCCGGCTTTTGTAGGGCTGGGGAGCCCCTACTGGGACAGCGAGGTCAGAGGCGCGATGTTCGGGATTACCCGAGGCACGACGAAGGAGCATTTTGTCCGGGCCACGCTGGAGTCGCTGGCTTATCAGACGAAGGACATCCTGAGCGTGATGGAGCAGGATTCCGGTATTCCGGTCAAGACCCTGCGGGTAGACGGCGGCGCGGTGACGAACAACTTCCTGATGGAATTCCAGAGTGATATTCTGGGGCTGCCGGTGGAGCGGCCTGTCATTCATGAGACCACGGCACTTGGCGCGGCATATCTGGCGGGTCTTGCGACCGGATACTGGAAGGACCAGGGCGAGATCTGCGAGAAGTGGAGCGTTGAGCGCGTATTTGAGCCGAAGATGGATGAAGAGCGGAAGAATAAGCTCTATGAGGGATGGAAAAAGGCTGTTCATGCCGCCATGGCGTTCAAATAA
- a CDS encoding FAD-dependent oxidoreductase — translation MKTAFSGRGRDQMLQAMVKDKALDVLVIGGGITGAGIALDAAARGMKTALVEMQDFAAGTSSRSTKLVHGGLRYLKQLEVGVVAEVGRERAIVYENGPHVTTPEWMLLPFHKGGTFGKFTTSIGLRVYDFLAGVKRSERRQMLSVSETLEKEPLLKRANLQGGGYYVEYRTDDARLTIEVLKEAVARGAKAVNYTKVTGFIYDGGTVAGVQVTDLMSGQVCDVRARTVVNAAGPWVDTLRELDHSKQGKMLQLTKGIHLVMDQKRFPLRQAIYFDTPDKRMVFAIPRDGKTYVGTTDTVYQADISRPRMTVADRQYVIDAINYMFPEVNMKAEDIESSWAGVRPLIYEEGKNPSEISRKDEIWQSESGLITIAGGKLTGYRKMAELVVDKVAAQLQAEGEEEGEGHREFPACSTKHMPISGGHVGGSEPFKSFITKKTEEGVGRGVPRELAASWAARYGSNVDRLFALAESEETAERASGHLPLEVLIPLRYALEEEMAVRPADFFVRRTGALLFQIDMVRRWKVPVLDYMADSLGWTPEQRSQYAKELETELHDAVVPEDAGGLPEG, via the coding sequence ATGAAGACCGCATTTTCGGGCAGGGGAAGAGATCAGATGCTGCAGGCCATGGTGAAGGATAAGGCACTCGACGTGCTTGTCATTGGCGGAGGGATTACCGGAGCTGGAATAGCGCTTGATGCGGCTGCCCGCGGGATGAAGACGGCGCTGGTGGAGATGCAGGACTTTGCTGCAGGCACCTCCAGCCGTTCAACCAAGCTTGTGCATGGCGGGCTTAGATACCTCAAGCAGCTCGAGGTTGGCGTGGTGGCCGAGGTGGGACGAGAGAGGGCCATCGTCTACGAGAATGGGCCGCATGTGACGACGCCCGAGTGGATGCTGCTTCCTTTTCATAAGGGCGGCACCTTCGGGAAGTTCACCACGTCCATCGGACTGCGTGTATACGACTTCCTGGCAGGGGTGAAGCGCAGCGAACGGCGCCAGATGCTCTCCGTGTCCGAGACGCTGGAGAAGGAACCTCTGCTGAAGCGGGCGAACCTTCAGGGCGGCGGTTATTATGTGGAATACCGGACAGACGATGCCCGGTTAACCATTGAGGTGCTGAAGGAAGCGGTGGCGCGGGGAGCCAAGGCGGTGAATTACACGAAAGTGACGGGATTCATCTATGACGGGGGAACGGTGGCGGGCGTGCAAGTCACCGATCTGATGAGCGGCCAAGTCTGTGATGTGCGGGCCCGCACAGTTGTGAACGCGGCAGGCCCGTGGGTGGACACGCTGCGCGAGCTGGATCATTCCAAGCAGGGCAAGATGCTGCAGCTGACCAAGGGGATTCACCTGGTCATGGATCAGAAGCGGTTCCCGCTGCGCCAAGCCATTTATTTCGATACCCCGGATAAAAGAATGGTGTTCGCCATTCCGCGTGACGGCAAAACTTACGTGGGAACCACCGATACGGTATACCAGGCGGATATCAGCCGTCCGCGGATGACGGTGGCAGACCGGCAGTATGTGATAGATGCCATCAACTATATGTTCCCCGAGGTGAACATGAAGGCGGAGGATATTGAATCCAGCTGGGCCGGAGTACGTCCCCTGATCTATGAGGAGGGCAAGAATCCGTCGGAGATATCGCGTAAAGACGAAATTTGGCAGTCGGAGTCTGGCCTGATCACGATTGCCGGAGGCAAGCTCACCGGCTACCGGAAGATGGCCGAGTTGGTCGTGGACAAGGTGGCGGCCCAGCTTCAGGCGGAGGGAGAGGAAGAGGGAGAAGGGCACCGGGAATTTCCGGCTTGTTCCACCAAGCATATGCCGATATCGGGCGGCCATGTTGGGGGCTCTGAGCCATTCAAGTCGTTCATAACGAAGAAGACGGAAGAGGGCGTAGGCCGGGGAGTGCCGAGGGAGCTGGCGGCGAGCTGGGCAGCCCGGTATGGCTCGAACGTGGATCGTCTGTTTGCATTGGCGGAATCGGAGGAGACGGCGGAGCGGGCGTCCGGCCACCTGCCCCTTGAGGTGCTCATTCCCCTCCGCTATGCGCTGGAAGAGGAGATGGCCGTCAGACCCGCGGACTTCTTCGTCCGCCGTACGGGTGCTCTTTTGTTCCAGATCGATATGGTTCGGAGATGGAAGGTTCCCGTGCTGGATTACATGGCTGACAGCCTCGGCTGGACACCGGAACAGAGGAGCCAGTATGCGAAGGAGCTGGAGACGGAGCTGCATGATGCCGTAGTGCCGGAGGATGCTGGGGGACTGCCAGAGGGTTAG
- a CDS encoding trypsin-like peptidase domain-containing protein — protein MGLFDDDFYSTKVSRRLTRRTNTDSSRWSSGAKKRWSLSTFQISLICSVLSAVVAVLLYSFIASPPSKMQGGALNGSLLHKTDSDPYERIVQAAAKVRPTVVSILNHQADPSAKAQLDEDAALGSGVIFKKAENKAYIITNAHVITDTKDLEIVTVDGESRTATVVGMDQVSDLAVLEMDADGISTVAEMGDSKGLRLGETVIAIGNPLGLGDTLTSGIVSYPNRIIPVSLNQDGVYDWEQEVIQTDAAINEGNSGGALVNLNGQVIGINTMKISDTGVEGIGFAIPVDDVMRTVNNLIEHGKVIRPYLGVYSLDLNNPYAPLTDEQRKELKLPADITEGVLVLEAHGPAEQAGIKLNDVITELDHKPVESTLSLRKYLYEVKKVGEEMDVTLYREGKEMNLTVTLTDKPAEEAEAQK, from the coding sequence ATGGGATTGTTTGACGACGACTTTTATTCCACCAAAGTATCAAGACGGTTGACCCGCAGGACGAACACGGACAGCAGCAGATGGTCCTCGGGAGCCAAGAAACGCTGGAGCCTCAGCACATTTCAGATTTCATTAATCTGTTCCGTACTCAGTGCGGTTGTTGCTGTTCTGCTGTACAGCTTCATTGCAAGCCCTCCCTCCAAAATGCAAGGCGGAGCACTGAACGGAAGTCTTCTGCATAAGACCGACAGTGATCCCTACGAAAGGATCGTTCAGGCGGCGGCCAAGGTCCGCCCTACGGTCGTGAGTATTCTTAACCACCAGGCTGACCCGTCTGCCAAGGCCCAGCTGGATGAAGATGCGGCGCTAGGCTCGGGAGTGATCTTCAAGAAGGCGGAGAACAAGGCCTACATTATTACGAATGCCCATGTGATCACCGATACGAAGGATCTGGAGATCGTGACCGTGGACGGGGAGTCGAGAACGGCCACCGTTGTGGGTATGGATCAGGTCAGTGATCTGGCTGTTCTGGAAATGGATGCGGACGGCATCAGCACGGTGGCGGAGATGGGCGATTCCAAAGGTCTTCGTCTTGGCGAGACCGTGATTGCCATCGGGAACCCACTGGGACTTGGCGATACGCTTACCTCCGGGATCGTAAGCTATCCGAACCGGATTATCCCGGTGTCTCTCAATCAGGACGGCGTGTACGATTGGGAGCAGGAAGTCATTCAGACCGACGCGGCAATTAACGAAGGGAACAGCGGCGGTGCCCTGGTGAACCTGAATGGTCAGGTGATCGGCATTAACACGATGAAGATTTCGGATACGGGTGTTGAAGGGATTGGTTTTGCGATTCCGGTGGATGATGTTATGCGTACCGTCAATAATCTGATTGAGCATGGCAAGGTAATCCGCCCTTATCTGGGGGTATATTCACTGGATCTGAACAATCCTTATGCCCCGCTGACCGATGAACAGCGCAAGGAGCTGAAGCTGCCGGCCGATATCACAGAGGGAGTGCTTGTTCTGGAAGCTCACGGACCTGCGGAGCAGGCCGGGATCAAGCTGAACGATGTGATTACCGAGCTGGACCACAAGCCGGTGGAATCCACGCTGTCACTGCGCAAGTATTTGTACGAGGTGAAGAAGGTCGGGGAAGAGATGGATGTGACCTTGTACCGTGAGGGTAAGGAAATGAACCTGACCGTTACCTTGACCGACAAGCCTGCTGAGGAAGCCGAGGCGCAGAAATAA
- a CDS encoding CxxH/CxxC protein translates to MYVVCKDHVELAIDMFVDEFEDAPDIVDLKETEFSDWDPPVKCSQCDQAAVFLVV, encoded by the coding sequence ATGTACGTAGTATGCAAAGATCATGTTGAACTGGCGATTGATATGTTCGTGGACGAATTTGAGGATGCCCCTGATATCGTTGACTTGAAGGAGACGGAATTCTCGGATTGGGATCCGCCAGTGAAGTGCTCGCAGTGTGACCAGGCGGCTGTATTTCTAGTTGTATAA